One Rhinolophus ferrumequinum isolate MPI-CBG mRhiFer1 chromosome 10, mRhiFer1_v1.p, whole genome shotgun sequence genomic window, taattttatttttgctgccGTTTTTGAGAAGTACAAAAATTAAGGTACCGTGAAGCATGGTGGTTTTTATAAACCGATATTATCTAATGAATCATCATAAAGTAGAGGGAAATTGACGTTAATATTACAATATTGAAATTCAGCATATGTGTTACCAACATTTGTGTAGTCATGGCAAGTTTAagaatttggaattctttttcatagaaaatttttaagaaatatgaaatcaacttaatgtctgttttatatttaaaaaatatttatagtctcTTCCCTTTTGCGGCCATCGCTGAAGCGCCAGCGGCCAAAATGAAGTTCAACCCCTTTGTGACTTCTGACCGGAGCAAGAACCGTGAAAGACATTTCAATGCACCTTCCCACATTCGCAGGAAGATTATGTCTTCACCTCTTTCCAAAGAGCTGAGACAGAAGTACAATGTTCGATCCATGCCCATCCGAAAGGATGATGAAGTTCAGGTTGTCCGAGGACACTACAAAGGGCAGCAAATTGGCAAAGTAGTCCAGGTTTACAGAAAGAAGTATGTCATCTACATTGAACGAGTGCAGCGGGAGAAGGCTAATGGCACGACAGTTCATGTGGGCATTCACCCCAGCAAGGTGGTTATCACTAGACTAAAGCTGGACAAAGACCGCAAAAAGATCCTTGAACGGAAAGCCAAATCTCGccaagtaggaaaggaaaagggcaaatataaggaagaaacaatTGAGAAGATGCAGGAATAA contains:
- the LOC117028170 gene encoding 60S ribosomal protein L26-like, with protein sequence MSVLYLKNIYSLFPFAAIAEAPAAKMKFNPFVTSDRSKNRERHFNAPSHIRRKIMSSPLSKELRQKYNVRSMPIRKDDEVQVVRGHYKGQQIGKVVQVYRKKYVIYIERVQREKANGTTVHVGIHPSKVVITRLKLDKDRKKILERKAKSRQVGKEKGKYKEETIEKMQE